A genomic segment from Enoplosus armatus isolate fEnoArm2 chromosome 12, fEnoArm2.hap1, whole genome shotgun sequence encodes:
- the LOC139293850 gene encoding uncharacterized protein, with product MALKGTLIWLCSLAVLSSCAAEDETLQNCNLQTALFQHLSVAVECGENLPWSAEQTAALLLSMRNLTDTLLKHQLRECHGAEPKECPEAEVPDNGGLACVTVANKRYCKPLCNYGYDFGFIRRSRLFDDCSEQTRHKWNTQYIGGNKLAVCNKASIQVSGAPTAYFPKDQDCLTTMSNSQLQNSTVEGFISELKNQGIQGEPQSACLVCG from the exons ATGGCATTAAAGGGAACACTCATTTGGCTTTGCTCACTAGCAG tCTTGTCGTCCTGTGCAGCTGAAGACGAAACACTTCAGAATTGCAACTTGCAAACTGCGCTCTTTCAGCATCTATCA GTGGCGGTAGAGTGTGGTGAAAACCTGCCATGGAGCGCAGAGCAGACTGCCGCACTACTGCTCTCCATGAGGAATCTGACCGACACACTGCTCAAGCACCAGCTGAGAG AATGTCACGGCGCTGAGCCAAAGGAGTGCCCTGAAGCTGAAGTTCCAGACAATGGAGGTTTGGCATGCGTCACAGTTGCCAACAAGCGCTACTGCAAACCTCTGTGCAACTAC GGTTATGATTTTGGTTTTATCAGGAGGAGTCGTTTGTTTGATGACTGCAGTGAGCAGACAAGACATAAGTGGAATACGCAGTACATAGGAGGAAACAAGCTGGCTGTGTGCAACA AAGCATCTATTCAAGTTTCAGGAGCACCGACGGCGTATTTTCCTAAAGATCAGGACTGCCTAACAACCATGAGCAACAGCCAACTGCAGAACAGCACCGTGGAAGGTTTTATCTCTGAGCTGAAGAATCAAGGCATACAGGGAGAGCCACAGTCTGCCTGTCTTGTCTGTGGATGA